A genomic segment from Corallococcus soli encodes:
- the glgB gene encoding 1,4-alpha-glucan branching protein GlgB: MRKPADRAQVEAELQRVVELRHPEPHSVLGVHPDGDGMVVRAYRPEAVSIHVLPEFGGKVPMVHRTGGVFEARINGRTEPFGYLLEVEYPGKKVFTLRDPYSFLPTLGELDLYFAGEGRHERLWERMGAHLIHHNGVKGTSFAVWAPTASGVSVVGDFNGWDGRLHGMRRMGSSGIWELFVPEVGEGTRYKFEIRPGHGGGRLLKSDPFAFRTETPPATASVVHDLARYAWGDTAWLEAREKQPDAVHQPWSVYEVHLGSWRRVVEDGDRPMTYRELAPELARYVKELGFTHVELLPVAEHPYGGSWGYQVGGYYAPTSRFGHPDDFRYLVDYLHQEGVGIIVDWVPGHFPRDSHALGDFDGTALYEHADPRKGAQPDWGTLVFNFGRNEVRNFLIANALFWLEEYHIDGLRVDAVASMLYLDYSRKHGEWIPNRWGGRENEEAIQFLRELNDTVRRKHPGVVVIAEESTAWPKVSQPTSEGGLGFHFKWNMGWMHDTLSYFGKDPIHRQYHHNQLTFGLLYAFSEHFMLPLSHDEVVHGKGSLYGRMPGDPWQKRANLRALFAWMWAHPGKKLLFMGGEFGQPGEWNHDKSLDWHLLGDPGHQGIKKLVSDLNRVYRDLPALYDADSEPVGFQWLQADASAANVLAFVRRSRTPGRHVVCVANLSPVPRENYRVGFPLQGRYVELLNSDAGEYGGSGLGNQGQVHTEPTGWDGQPSSAALTLPPLSVVWFTPG; this comes from the coding sequence GTGAGGAAGCCGGCGGACAGAGCACAGGTGGAGGCGGAGCTGCAACGCGTGGTGGAGCTGCGCCATCCGGAGCCGCACTCCGTGCTGGGCGTCCACCCGGACGGGGACGGCATGGTGGTGAGGGCCTACCGGCCCGAAGCCGTGTCCATCCACGTGCTGCCGGAGTTCGGCGGCAAGGTGCCCATGGTGCACCGCACCGGCGGCGTCTTCGAGGCGCGCATCAACGGCCGCACGGAGCCCTTCGGCTACCTGCTGGAGGTGGAGTACCCGGGCAAGAAGGTCTTCACGCTGCGCGACCCGTACAGCTTCCTGCCCACGCTGGGGGAGCTGGATCTCTACTTCGCGGGCGAGGGCCGCCACGAGCGGCTCTGGGAGCGCATGGGCGCGCACCTCATCCACCACAACGGGGTGAAGGGCACGTCCTTCGCCGTCTGGGCGCCCACGGCGTCCGGCGTGTCCGTGGTGGGTGACTTCAACGGCTGGGACGGGCGCCTGCACGGCATGCGGCGCATGGGCTCCTCCGGCATCTGGGAGCTGTTCGTCCCGGAGGTCGGCGAGGGCACCCGCTACAAGTTCGAGATCCGCCCGGGCCACGGCGGCGGCCGGCTGCTCAAGTCGGATCCGTTCGCCTTCCGCACGGAGACGCCGCCCGCCACCGCGTCGGTGGTGCACGACCTGGCGCGCTACGCGTGGGGCGACACCGCGTGGCTGGAGGCCCGGGAGAAGCAGCCGGACGCCGTGCACCAGCCCTGGAGCGTCTACGAGGTGCACCTGGGCAGCTGGCGCCGCGTGGTGGAGGACGGCGACCGGCCCATGACGTACCGCGAGCTGGCGCCGGAGCTGGCGCGCTACGTGAAGGAGCTGGGCTTCACGCACGTGGAGCTGCTGCCCGTGGCGGAGCACCCCTACGGCGGCTCCTGGGGCTACCAGGTCGGCGGCTACTACGCGCCCACGTCGCGCTTCGGCCACCCGGACGACTTCCGCTACCTGGTGGACTACCTGCACCAGGAGGGCGTCGGCATCATCGTGGACTGGGTGCCGGGCCACTTCCCGCGCGACAGCCACGCGCTGGGCGACTTCGACGGCACGGCGCTCTACGAACACGCGGATCCGCGCAAGGGAGCGCAGCCGGACTGGGGCACGCTCGTCTTCAACTTCGGCCGCAACGAGGTGCGCAACTTCCTCATCGCCAACGCGCTGTTCTGGCTGGAGGAGTACCACATCGACGGGCTGCGCGTGGACGCGGTGGCCTCCATGCTCTACCTGGACTACAGCCGCAAGCACGGCGAGTGGATCCCCAACCGCTGGGGCGGCCGCGAGAACGAGGAGGCCATCCAGTTCCTGCGCGAGCTCAACGACACCGTGCGCCGCAAGCACCCGGGCGTCGTCGTCATCGCGGAGGAGTCCACCGCGTGGCCCAAGGTGAGCCAGCCCACCAGCGAGGGCGGCCTGGGCTTCCACTTCAAGTGGAACATGGGCTGGATGCACGACACGTTGTCGTACTTCGGCAAGGACCCCATCCACCGGCAGTACCACCACAACCAGCTCACCTTCGGCCTGCTGTATGCGTTCAGCGAGCACTTCATGCTGCCGCTGAGCCACGACGAGGTGGTGCACGGCAAGGGCAGCCTCTACGGCCGCATGCCGGGGGACCCGTGGCAGAAGCGCGCCAACCTGCGCGCGCTCTTCGCGTGGATGTGGGCCCACCCGGGCAAGAAGCTGCTCTTCATGGGCGGCGAGTTCGGCCAGCCGGGCGAGTGGAACCACGACAAGAGCCTGGACTGGCACCTGCTGGGAGACCCGGGCCACCAGGGCATCAAGAAGCTGGTGAGCGACCTGAACCGCGTCTACCGCGACCTGCCAGCGCTCTACGACGCGGACAGCGAACCGGTGGGCTTCCAGTGGCTCCAGGCGGACGCCTCCGCGGCGAACGTGCTGGCGTTCGTGCGCCGCTCGCGCACCCCCGGGCGTCACGTGGTGTGCGTGGCCAACCTGTCGCCGGTGCCGCGCGAGAACTATCGCGTGGGCTTCCCGCTCCAGGGCCGTTATGTGGAATTGCTCAACAGCGACGCGGGGGAGTACGGCGGCAGCGGCCTGGGCAACCAGGGCCAGGTGCACACCGAGCCCACCGGCTGGGACGGGCAGCCGTCATCCGCGGCCCTCACCCTGCCCCCGCTGTCGGTGGTGTGGTTCACCCCGGGCTGA
- a CDS encoding sigma-70 family RNA polymerase sigma factor, protein MAPTDSSAQQASDLSADRDLLRQVALGEADAMRAVYARCSARAYAIAVRLLPTRADAEEVLQETFLDVWRRAREFDPDRGGLETWVTTIARTRSIDRLRSLGTVSRMVEGASQQPPPVSATPTAPDVSASTKQEQERVRAALTQLPPEQREVVMLAYFEGLSQSEIAQKTGHPLGTVKTRARLALEKLAVLLEERAAAASG, encoded by the coding sequence ATGGCGCCTACCGACTCCTCCGCCCAGCAAGCGAGTGACCTGTCGGCTGATCGCGACCTGCTGCGGCAGGTGGCGCTCGGCGAAGCGGATGCCATGCGCGCTGTCTATGCGCGGTGCTCCGCTCGGGCGTACGCCATCGCGGTCCGGTTGCTGCCCACGCGCGCGGACGCGGAGGAGGTGCTGCAGGAGACCTTCCTGGACGTGTGGCGGCGCGCGCGTGAGTTCGATCCGGACCGTGGGGGCCTGGAGACGTGGGTCACGACCATCGCGCGCACGCGCTCCATCGACCGGCTGCGTTCATTGGGAACGGTGTCGCGGATGGTGGAGGGCGCGAGCCAGCAGCCTCCGCCGGTGAGCGCCACGCCGACGGCGCCGGACGTCTCCGCGTCCACGAAGCAGGAGCAGGAGCGGGTGCGCGCGGCGCTGACGCAGCTTCCGCCGGAGCAGCGCGAGGTGGTGATGCTCGCGTACTTCGAGGGCCTGTCGCAGAGCGAGATCGCGCAGAAGACGGGGCATCCGCTGGGCACGGTGAAGACGCGGGCCCGGCTGGCGTTGGAGAAGCTGGCGGTGCTGCTGGAAGAGCGCGCCGCGGCGGCCTCCGGTTGA
- a CDS encoding heme oxygenase (biliverdin-producing), producing MSPQGTLRWGGIRSARERRLGESVGSPSGTPAQPLSVRLEEGTGIARRQAEQSTFLEALFHGSWNGGVYGQFVRARHYVNHLRQLHVLYEAFEAVLPGVKDAALARVLRLPELRRASALASDLDWFCGDTRTQPFACAETRLHAERIHEVATEAPHLLLAHAYARCVLDLFTAPQRADLVSRAFELEGVRGAAFYNAVSASELPAFERRLAARLDEVSLGELESQEVVQEARLAFRIQGLICDELARDAPGIDDARGPFNP from the coding sequence GTGAGTCCTCAGGGCACGCTGCGGTGGGGTGGCATCCGCTCCGCGCGCGAGCGGCGACTGGGAGAGTCGGTGGGCTCGCCTTCCGGCACGCCGGCCCAGCCGCTGTCGGTGCGCCTGGAGGAGGGGACGGGGATTGCCCGGCGACAGGCGGAGCAGTCCACGTTCCTGGAGGCGCTCTTCCATGGCTCGTGGAACGGCGGTGTGTATGGCCAGTTCGTGCGGGCGCGGCACTACGTGAACCACCTGCGTCAGCTGCACGTCCTCTACGAGGCCTTTGAAGCCGTGCTGCCCGGGGTGAAGGATGCGGCGCTCGCGAGGGTGCTGCGGCTGCCGGAGCTGCGGCGGGCCTCGGCGCTGGCGTCGGACCTGGACTGGTTCTGCGGCGATACGCGCACGCAGCCGTTCGCCTGCGCGGAGACGCGGCTGCACGCGGAGCGCATTCACGAGGTGGCCACGGAGGCGCCCCACCTCCTGCTCGCGCACGCCTACGCCCGCTGCGTGCTGGATCTCTTCACGGCCCCCCAGCGCGCGGACCTCGTCTCGCGGGCGTTCGAGCTGGAGGGGGTTCGTGGCGCGGCCTTCTACAACGCCGTGTCCGCCAGCGAATTGCCTGCCTTCGAGCGCCGGTTGGCGGCGCGGCTGGACGAGGTCTCCCTCGGTGAGCTGGAGTCCCAGGAAGTGGTCCAGGAAGCGCGGCTGGCGTTCCGCATCCAGGGGCTCATCTGCGACGAGCTGGCGCGAGACGCCCCCGGCATTGATGACGCGCGCGGCCCCTTCAATCCCTGA
- a CDS encoding alpha-1,4-glucan--maltose-1-phosphate maltosyltransferase: protein MTDRLGSVFIENVQPQLDAGRYAIKRIAGESLTVRADIFKEGHDVLVAIARWRQVTPAAQQTEWAEVPLTPRSNDAWEGVIPLAHNGRYEYTIEAWPDLFRTWAHELKRKVDAGRDVKSELLEGAALLEGAAARARDVSVEDARTLAEAGARLRTPPSPEHLLVALSPELADVASRHPDRGLASRYDPVLEVFADREKARNAAWYEFFPRSAKRDGKTHGTFKDAEGWLPYIQKLGFDTVYLPPIHPIGRTARKGRNNTLNAQPGDVGSPWAIGAKEGGHKAIHPELGTFTDFRAFVDAAQAHGIEVALDLAFQCAPDHPYVKDHPEWFQHRPDGTIKTAENPPKRYEDIVNFDWMGPARDALWKELKSVVLFWVDHGVRTFRVDNPHTKPMQFWHWLIREVQDLHPDVLFLSEAFTRPKVMKALAKVGFTQSYTYFTWRLFKDELRTYLEEITQPPVADYFRGNLWPNTPDILPENLQNAGPGAFRLRVALASTLSSVWGMYSGYELCEGRPVPGKEEYLDSEKYQLVAWDWDRPGNISDWIAKLNAARRQHPALQHYSALRFFTSDNERVLFYGKRTPDGTSTVLVAVSLDPYAPQEALLHVPMEWLGVKPEETYQVHELMADQRSLWQGPDVQVRLTPEQPAAVYAVYRFRRTEHAFDYFE from the coding sequence ATGACCGACCGACTCGGAAGCGTGTTCATCGAGAACGTCCAGCCGCAGCTGGACGCAGGGCGCTACGCCATCAAGCGCATCGCCGGGGAGAGCCTCACCGTCCGCGCGGACATCTTCAAGGAAGGCCACGACGTCTTGGTGGCCATCGCGCGCTGGCGTCAGGTCACCCCCGCCGCCCAGCAGACGGAATGGGCGGAGGTGCCCCTCACCCCCCGGAGCAACGACGCGTGGGAGGGGGTCATCCCCCTGGCCCACAATGGCCGCTACGAATACACGATTGAAGCGTGGCCGGATCTCTTCCGCACCTGGGCGCACGAGCTGAAGCGCAAGGTGGACGCGGGCCGCGACGTGAAGAGCGAGCTGCTTGAAGGAGCCGCCCTCCTGGAAGGGGCCGCCGCGCGTGCGCGGGACGTGTCCGTGGAGGACGCCCGCACGCTCGCCGAGGCGGGGGCCCGCCTGCGCACCCCGCCCTCTCCGGAGCACCTGCTCGTCGCGCTGTCACCCGAGCTGGCGGACGTCGCGTCACGACACCCGGACCGCGGGCTCGCGAGCCGCTACGACCCGGTGCTGGAGGTGTTCGCGGACCGGGAGAAGGCGCGCAACGCCGCCTGGTACGAGTTCTTCCCGCGCTCCGCGAAGCGCGACGGCAAGACGCACGGCACCTTCAAGGATGCGGAAGGGTGGCTGCCCTACATCCAGAAGCTGGGCTTCGACACCGTCTACCTCCCGCCCATCCACCCCATTGGCCGCACCGCGCGCAAGGGCAGGAACAACACCCTCAACGCGCAGCCCGGGGACGTGGGCAGCCCGTGGGCCATTGGCGCGAAGGAGGGCGGCCACAAGGCCATCCACCCGGAGCTGGGCACGTTCACGGACTTCCGCGCGTTCGTGGACGCGGCGCAAGCGCACGGCATCGAGGTGGCGCTGGACCTGGCGTTCCAGTGCGCACCGGACCACCCGTACGTGAAGGATCATCCGGAGTGGTTCCAGCACCGTCCGGACGGCACCATCAAGACGGCGGAGAACCCACCCAAGCGCTACGAGGACATCGTCAACTTCGACTGGATGGGGCCCGCGCGGGATGCCCTCTGGAAGGAGCTGAAGTCCGTCGTCCTGTTCTGGGTGGACCACGGCGTGCGGACCTTCCGCGTGGACAACCCGCACACCAAGCCCATGCAGTTCTGGCACTGGCTCATCCGTGAGGTGCAGGACCTGCACCCGGACGTGCTCTTCCTGTCGGAGGCCTTCACGCGCCCCAAGGTGATGAAGGCGCTGGCCAAGGTGGGCTTCACCCAGTCGTACACGTACTTCACCTGGCGCCTGTTCAAGGACGAGCTGCGCACGTACCTGGAGGAGATCACCCAGCCGCCGGTGGCGGACTACTTCCGCGGCAACCTCTGGCCCAACACGCCGGACATCCTGCCGGAGAACCTCCAGAACGCGGGGCCCGGGGCCTTCCGCCTGCGCGTGGCGCTGGCCTCCACGCTGTCGTCGGTGTGGGGCATGTACTCCGGCTACGAGCTGTGCGAGGGCCGGCCGGTGCCGGGCAAGGAGGAGTACCTGGACTCGGAGAAGTACCAGCTCGTCGCGTGGGACTGGGACCGGCCGGGCAACATCTCCGACTGGATCGCCAAGCTCAACGCCGCGCGCCGGCAGCACCCCGCGCTCCAGCACTATTCGGCGCTGCGCTTCTTCACGTCCGACAACGAGCGCGTCCTCTTCTACGGCAAGCGCACGCCGGACGGCACCAGCACGGTGCTGGTGGCGGTGAGCCTGGATCCCTACGCGCCGCAGGAGGCGCTCTTGCACGTGCCCATGGAGTGGCTGGGCGTGAAGCCGGAAGAGACGTACCAGGTGCATGAATTGATGGCCGACCAACGCTCCCTGTGGCAGGGACCGGACGTGCAGGTGCGCCTGACGCCGGAACAGCCCGCGGCCGTGTATGCCGTGTATCGCTTCCGCCGCACCGAGCACGCGTTCGACTACTTCGAGTGA
- a CDS encoding phosphotransferase: MTPLDLTKLPDFLKAQRWFAGKAWPIKSVSVADHVNMELGSCTFTLAIVEVVYELGHPERYQLQARQTPEGLVSALEDDACVRALFGLAREGRELPSGSGRVVGEWISSTDSGVALPDPLTVRRLNVEQSNTSLVLGERVIIKVIRKLEAGVNPEYEVGRFLATKTSFRATPQLLGALNLEGPAGATLALAHRFVPDAVDGWKYTLDRLRQEKALGEGFLADMRELGARLGDLHKAFASAGPDDLAFSPEPLLLEDLQRWSASIVGELGVTLADAGRLHADLEGRRDGLITYAKKLAQVAPSGQKIRIHGDLHLGQVLRSENQWLFFDFEGEPSRTFTARREKYSALRDVAGMIRSFDYAEATVALEGGQPRGRVGPTRDAFLEGYRSATRGAPFLPDNDEAFDVMLRAFELEKLLYEVRYELANRPDWVRIPVEALLRMEDAP; this comes from the coding sequence GTGACACCCTTGGACCTGACAAAGCTGCCCGACTTCCTCAAGGCCCAGCGATGGTTCGCCGGCAAGGCGTGGCCCATCAAGAGCGTCAGCGTGGCGGATCACGTGAACATGGAGCTGGGCTCGTGCACGTTCACGCTCGCCATCGTGGAGGTGGTGTACGAGCTGGGCCATCCGGAGCGCTACCAGCTCCAGGCGCGCCAGACGCCCGAAGGCCTGGTCAGCGCGCTGGAGGACGACGCCTGCGTGCGCGCCCTCTTCGGCCTGGCGCGTGAGGGCCGCGAGCTGCCCTCCGGCTCCGGCCGCGTGGTGGGCGAGTGGATTTCCTCCACCGACAGCGGCGTGGCCCTGCCGGATCCGCTGACGGTGCGCCGGCTCAACGTGGAGCAGAGCAACACGTCGCTCGTGCTGGGCGAGCGCGTCATCATCAAGGTCATCCGCAAGCTCGAAGCGGGCGTGAACCCGGAGTACGAGGTGGGCCGCTTCCTCGCGACGAAGACGTCCTTCCGCGCGACGCCGCAGCTGCTGGGCGCGCTCAACCTGGAGGGCCCCGCGGGCGCGACGCTGGCCCTGGCGCACCGCTTCGTGCCGGACGCGGTGGACGGCTGGAAGTACACGCTGGATCGCCTGCGCCAGGAGAAGGCGCTGGGCGAAGGCTTCCTGGCAGACATGCGGGAGCTGGGCGCGCGCCTGGGCGACCTGCACAAGGCCTTCGCCTCCGCGGGGCCGGACGACCTGGCCTTCTCCCCGGAGCCGCTGCTGCTGGAGGACCTGCAGCGCTGGAGCGCGTCCATCGTGGGCGAGCTGGGCGTGACGCTGGCGGACGCGGGCCGGCTGCACGCGGACCTGGAGGGCCGGCGCGACGGGCTCATCACGTACGCGAAGAAGCTGGCGCAGGTGGCGCCCTCCGGCCAGAAGATCCGCATCCACGGCGACCTGCACCTGGGCCAGGTGCTGCGCTCGGAGAACCAGTGGCTGTTCTTCGACTTCGAGGGAGAGCCCTCGCGGACCTTCACCGCGCGCCGGGAGAAGTACAGCGCGCTGCGCGACGTGGCGGGGATGATCCGCTCCTTCGACTACGCGGAGGCCACCGTGGCGCTGGAGGGCGGCCAGCCGCGCGGGCGCGTGGGCCCCACCCGCGACGCCTTCCTGGAGGGCTACCGGTCCGCGACGCGCGGCGCGCCCTTCCTGCCCGACAACGACGAGGCTTTTGACGTGATGCTGCGCGCCTTCGAGCTGGAGAAGCTGCTGTACGAGGTGCGCTACGAACTGGCGAACCGGCCCGACTGGGTGCGAATCCCCGTCGAGGCCCTGCTGCGGATGGAGGATGCCCCGTGA
- a CDS encoding aldo/keto reductase, whose amino-acid sequence MASQAVTKRKLGTTGLEVFPLCLGGNVFGWTSDEATSFAVLDAFIEGGGDFIDTADVYSRWIPGHQGGESETVLGRWMASRKARDRVVVATKVGAETALGKGLTREHIEKSVEASLRRLGVERIDLYYAHYDDPNTPLEETLRAFDALVKAGKVKALGLSNHTAERAAEALATQQRLGLARYQVLQPEYNLVERSRFEDALQPLSQTEGLAVAPYFGLASGFLTGKYQEGQPPPKSQRADGVLKKYGNAKGWAVVAALKQVARRRGATEAQVALAWLATRPTVVAPIASATSVPQVKELLGAFSVKLEADDLRELDGASSKA is encoded by the coding sequence ATGGCCTCGCAGGCAGTGACGAAGCGGAAGCTGGGGACGACAGGGCTGGAGGTGTTCCCGCTGTGTCTGGGTGGGAACGTCTTCGGCTGGACGAGCGATGAGGCGACGTCCTTCGCCGTGCTCGACGCGTTCATCGAGGGCGGCGGCGACTTCATCGACACCGCGGACGTGTATTCGCGGTGGATCCCCGGCCACCAGGGCGGCGAATCGGAGACGGTGCTGGGGCGGTGGATGGCCTCGCGCAAGGCGAGGGACCGCGTGGTGGTGGCCACGAAGGTCGGCGCGGAGACGGCGCTGGGCAAGGGCCTCACCCGCGAGCACATCGAGAAGAGCGTGGAGGCGTCCCTGCGCCGGCTGGGCGTGGAGCGCATCGACCTGTACTACGCGCACTACGACGACCCGAACACGCCCCTCGAGGAGACGCTCCGCGCCTTCGACGCGCTGGTGAAGGCGGGCAAGGTGAAGGCGCTGGGCCTGAGCAACCACACCGCGGAGCGTGCGGCGGAGGCCCTGGCCACGCAGCAGCGCCTGGGGCTCGCGCGCTACCAGGTGCTCCAGCCGGAGTACAACCTGGTGGAGCGCTCCCGCTTCGAGGACGCGCTCCAGCCGCTGAGCCAGACGGAGGGGCTCGCGGTGGCGCCCTACTTCGGACTCGCGTCGGGCTTCCTCACCGGCAAGTACCAGGAGGGACAGCCGCCGCCCAAGTCGCAGCGCGCGGACGGCGTGTTGAAGAAGTACGGCAACGCGAAGGGCTGGGCCGTCGTCGCCGCGCTGAAGCAGGTGGCCCGGCGCCGAGGTGCCACCGAGGCGCAAGTGGCGCTCGCGTGGCTCGCGACGCGGCCCACGGTGGTGGCGCCCATCGCCAGCGCGACGTCGGTGCCGCAGGTGAAGGAGCTGCTGGGGGCGTTCAGCGTGAAGCTGGAGGCGGACGACCTGCGCGAGCTGGATGGCGCGTCGTCGAAGGCCTAG
- a CDS encoding PilZ domain-containing protein: MTTQMTSHIDRRSFPRLHAPLYSRPARMKLGEKKQVLDVSLGGARIYSDEAQDVGSRLDLELFLPDGSSLECTARIVWAVKLPKDAVARFEVGLSFIDVPEATLERLKTVLVADETES; the protein is encoded by the coding sequence GTGACGACCCAGATGACTTCCCACATTGATCGCCGCTCCTTCCCCCGGCTCCACGCCCCCCTCTATTCGCGTCCCGCGCGGATGAAGCTTGGGGAGAAGAAGCAGGTGCTCGATGTCAGCCTCGGCGGCGCGCGCATCTACTCGGATGAGGCGCAGGACGTCGGGTCGCGGTTGGACCTGGAGTTGTTCCTGCCGGACGGCAGCTCCCTGGAATGTACGGCCCGCATCGTCTGGGCCGTCAAGCTACCCAAGGACGCCGTGGCCCGCTTCGAGGTAGGCCTGTCCTTCATCGACGTGCCGGAGGCCACGCTGGAGCGGCTGAAGACGGTGCTCGTCGCGGATGAAACAGAGAGCTGA
- the treS gene encoding maltose alpha-D-glucosyltransferase, protein MDLDPLWYKKALIYELHIRAFHDSNGDGHGDIPGLIEKLPYLQELGVDCLWLLPHYPSPLRDDGYDIADYYGIHPDYGTLADFQRLVEEAHKRGLRILTELVVNHTSDQHPWFQEARRDPKSPKRNWYVWSDTDEQYKGARIIFTDTERSNWTWDPVAKQYFWHRFFSHQPDLNYDNPEVQEAMLDVMRFWLNMGVDGFRCDAVPYLFEREGTNCENLPETHAFLKRLRKTIDSEYQGKVLLAEANQWPADVRVYFGEGDEFHMGFHFPVMPRLFMAVRREDRTPIVEIMQQTPDIPDNCQWAIFLRNHDELTLEMVTDEDRDYMYREYATDPRMRINLGIRRRLAPLMDNGRRRIELMHSLLFTLPGTPVLYYGDEIGMGDNIYLGDRNGVRTPMQWTGDRNAGFSRADYARLFAPVIADPVYGYQSINVEAQERQKSSLLQWVKRMIGIRQRYPVFAMGTLKFLATENRKVLAFVREWQGQSVLVICNLSRFAQPAVLDLRELSGSVPVELIGETAFPRISDLPYQLSMGPYMFLWFRLDKPLPGKE, encoded by the coding sequence ATGGACCTGGATCCGCTCTGGTACAAAAAGGCGCTCATCTACGAGCTGCACATCCGCGCATTCCACGACTCGAACGGGGACGGCCACGGGGACATCCCGGGCCTCATCGAGAAGCTGCCCTACCTCCAGGAGCTGGGCGTGGACTGCCTGTGGCTCCTGCCGCACTACCCGTCACCGCTGCGCGACGACGGCTACGACATCGCGGACTACTACGGCATCCACCCGGACTACGGCACGCTGGCGGACTTCCAGCGGCTGGTGGAGGAGGCCCACAAGCGCGGCCTGCGCATCCTCACGGAGCTGGTGGTCAACCACACCAGCGACCAGCACCCCTGGTTCCAGGAGGCGCGCCGCGACCCGAAGAGCCCCAAGCGCAACTGGTACGTCTGGAGCGACACCGACGAGCAGTACAAGGGCGCGCGCATCATCTTCACCGACACGGAGCGCTCCAACTGGACGTGGGATCCGGTGGCCAAGCAGTACTTCTGGCACCGCTTCTTCAGCCACCAGCCGGACCTCAACTACGACAACCCCGAAGTGCAGGAGGCCATGCTGGACGTCATGCGCTTCTGGCTCAACATGGGCGTGGACGGGTTTCGCTGCGACGCCGTGCCCTACCTCTTCGAGCGCGAGGGCACCAACTGCGAGAACCTCCCGGAGACGCACGCGTTCCTGAAGCGGCTGCGCAAGACCATCGACTCCGAGTACCAGGGCAAGGTGCTGCTCGCGGAGGCCAACCAGTGGCCCGCCGACGTGCGCGTGTACTTCGGCGAAGGCGACGAGTTCCACATGGGCTTCCACTTCCCCGTGATGCCCCGCCTGTTCATGGCGGTGCGCCGCGAGGACCGCACGCCCATCGTGGAGATCATGCAGCAGACGCCGGACATCCCGGACAACTGCCAGTGGGCCATCTTCCTGCGCAACCACGATGAGCTGACGCTGGAGATGGTGACGGACGAGGACCGGGACTACATGTACCGGGAGTACGCCACCGACCCGCGCATGCGCATCAACCTGGGCATCCGCCGCCGGCTGGCGCCGCTGATGGACAACGGCCGCCGACGCATCGAACTGATGCACAGCCTGCTGTTCACCCTGCCCGGCACGCCGGTCCTCTACTACGGGGACGAGATCGGCATGGGCGACAACATCTACCTGGGCGACCGCAACGGCGTGCGCACGCCCATGCAGTGGACCGGCGACCGCAACGCGGGCTTCAGCCGCGCGGACTACGCGCGCCTCTTCGCGCCCGTCATCGCGGACCCCGTGTACGGCTACCAGTCCATCAACGTGGAGGCCCAGGAGCGGCAGAAGTCCAGCCTGCTCCAGTGGGTGAAGCGGATGATCGGCATCCGCCAGCGCTACCCCGTGTTCGCCATGGGCACGCTGAAGTTCCTCGCCACGGAGAACCGCAAGGTGCTGGCCTTCGTGCGCGAATGGCAGGGGCAGTCCGTGCTGGTCATCTGCAACCTGTCGCGCTTCGCGCAGCCGGCCGTGCTGGACCTGCGCGAGCTCAGTGGCTCCGTCCCCGTGGAGCTGATTGGAGAGACGGCGTTCCCCCGCATCAGCGACCTGCCCTACCAGCTTTCGATGGGCCCCTACATGTTCCTGTGGTTCCGGTTGGACAAGCCTCTGCCGGGGAAGGAGTAA